Proteins found in one Terribacillus sp. DMT04 genomic segment:
- a CDS encoding bifunctional cystathionine gamma-lyase/homocysteine desulfhydrase: MRRKTKMIHGGITTDEKTGAVSVPIYQVSTYKQPGPGEHTGYEYSRTGNPTRHALEETIAALENGKAGFAFSSGMAAITSIMMMFESGDHVVMTDDVYGGSYRLITKVLTRYQLGHTFVDTSSPEAVEQAIKPETKAIYVETPTNPLLKITDIKKMAEIAKKHNLLLIVDNTFATPYWQNPIDLGADIVLHSATKYIGGHSDVVSGLVVVNSDKLAEELHFIQNSAGAVLGPQDSWLLLRGIKTLGIRMEAIEKNSGKLVEFLKAHPGVTTIYYPGLAEHKGHDIAAKQAEGFGGMISFDVGSGEKADQVLRKTKYFVLAESLGAVESLISLPAKMTHASIPKDRREELGITEGLIRISVGIEDSEDLIDDLKQAMTE; the protein is encoded by the coding sequence ATGAGACGGAAAACGAAAATGATTCATGGCGGAATTACAACAGATGAAAAAACGGGAGCCGTAAGTGTTCCAATCTATCAGGTGAGTACCTATAAGCAGCCAGGACCAGGTGAACATACAGGATACGAATATTCCCGTACAGGCAACCCAACACGACATGCGCTGGAAGAAACAATCGCAGCATTGGAGAATGGAAAAGCTGGATTTGCCTTTAGTTCCGGTATGGCAGCCATCACTTCTATTATGATGATGTTTGAATCTGGTGATCATGTAGTCATGACTGATGATGTATACGGCGGCAGCTACCGTCTTATCACAAAAGTGCTGACTCGTTATCAGCTAGGACACACGTTCGTAGATACAAGTTCACCGGAAGCAGTGGAACAAGCAATTAAGCCGGAAACAAAAGCAATATACGTGGAGACACCAACGAATCCATTATTGAAAATTACAGACATAAAGAAAATGGCGGAAATCGCTAAGAAACATAATTTGCTGTTAATTGTCGATAACACATTTGCCACACCTTACTGGCAAAATCCAATTGATTTAGGAGCCGATATTGTGCTGCATAGTGCTACCAAATATATCGGTGGCCATAGCGATGTCGTGTCTGGTCTAGTTGTCGTGAACAGTGACAAACTGGCAGAAGAACTGCACTTTATCCAAAATTCAGCTGGTGCTGTACTTGGACCGCAAGACAGCTGGCTGCTTCTGCGCGGCATCAAGACACTTGGTATTCGGATGGAAGCGATTGAAAAAAACAGTGGAAAGCTGGTAGAGTTCCTTAAAGCTCATCCTGGTGTGACTACCATTTATTATCCAGGCTTGGCGGAGCATAAAGGACATGATATTGCTGCAAAACAAGCAGAAGGATTTGGCGGTATGATTTCCTTTGATGTTGGCAGCGGAGAAAAAGCAGACCAAGTCTTGCGGAAAACAAAGTACTTTGTTTTGGCGGAAAGTTTGGGAGCTGTAGAAAGCCTCATTTCACTGCCTGCTAAAATGACACATGCATCTATTCCGAAAGATCGCCGAGAAGAATTAGGCATAACAGAAGGATTGATTCGAATTAGTGTAGGTATAGAAGACAGTGAGGACCTTATTGATGATTTAAAACAAGCGATGACAGAATAA